One genomic region from Sulfolobales archaeon encodes:
- the ilvC gene encoding ketol-acid reductoisomerase — MARIYRDQDASLDPLVGKVIAVIGYGSQGRAQALNLRDSGLDVIIGLRKGRSWEEASRDGFKVYSVAEAVRRADIIMMLIPDMVQPEVWRNEVEPNLRRGMVVDFAHGFNIRFGLIRPPRDVDVIMVAPKAPGRKVREEFLRGRGVPALIAVENNYSGRALEYALAIAKGIGATRAGVIETTFAEETETDLIGEQTVLVGGLLELLKKGFEVLVELGYQPEVAYFEVINEAKLIMDLIYEKGFTGMLENVSETARFGGLTVGPTVIDERVKENMKRAAERVRNGEFARIWVEEYRRGAENLRKLMDEIRRHKAEVVGEMIRRISQGER; from the coding sequence ATGGCGAGAATCTATAGAGATCAGGATGCATCTCTAGACCCCCTGGTGGGGAAGGTAATAGCTGTTATAGGCTATGGAAGCCAGGGAAGGGCACAGGCACTGAATCTCAGGGATAGCGGGTTGGATGTGATAATAGGTCTTAGAAAAGGTAGATCCTGGGAGGAGGCCTCTAGAGACGGCTTTAAGGTATATAGCGTTGCAGAGGCCGTTAGAAGGGCTGATATTATTATGATGCTTATACCCGACATGGTGCAGCCCGAGGTGTGGAGAAATGAGGTTGAGCCGAATCTGAGGAGGGGGATGGTGGTGGACTTCGCCCACGGCTTCAACATAAGATTCGGCCTTATAAGGCCTCCAAGAGATGTTGATGTGATAATGGTAGCTCCAAAAGCCCCCGGGAGAAAGGTTAGAGAGGAGTTTCTAAGGGGGAGGGGGGTTCCAGCGCTGATAGCTGTTGAGAATAACTATAGCGGGAGAGCCCTCGAATATGCCTTGGCAATAGCAAAGGGTATTGGGGCTACAAGGGCAGGTGTTATAGAGACAACATTTGCTGAGGAGACAGAGACAGACCTTATAGGGGAGCAGACAGTCCTCGTGGGAGGGCTTCTAGAGCTGCTTAAAAAAGGCTTCGAGGTATTGGTAGAGCTTGGATACCAGCCCGAGGTAGCCTATTTCGAGGTTATAAATGAGGCTAAACTCATAATGGATCTAATATATGAGAAGGGCTTCACAGGAATGCTTGAAAACGTCTCAGAAACAGCTAGATTCGGAGGCCTAACAGTAGGCCCAACGGTAATAGATGAGAGGGTTAAGGAGAACATGAAAAGAGCCGCGGAAAGGGTTAGAAATGGTGAGTTCGCAAGGATCTGGGTTGAGGAGTATAGAAGAGGTGCTGAGAACCTCAGAAAGCTAATGGATGAGATTAGGAGACATAAGGCAGAAGTTGTTGGAGAAATGATTAGAAGGATATCACAGGGAGAGCGTTGA
- a CDS encoding DNA-binding protein: MVWIVASITPARERDEVVVVGRERPYRYALDIIVRMNQGSDNITIIGRDKNIPKAITVYNILRDRLGAALELRGVNIGSTYNKKNRRISYIEIKISRKI; encoded by the coding sequence ATGGTGTGGATAGTGGCTTCTATAACGCCTGCAAGGGAGAGGGATGAGGTTGTCGTGGTTGGGAGGGAGAGGCCGTATAGATATGCTCTCGATATAATTGTTAGGATGAACCAGGGGAGCGATAATATAACGATTATTGGGAGGGATAAGAATATCCCAAAGGCTATAACCGTATATAATATCCTCAGGGATAGGCTTGGAGCTGCTTTAGAGCTTAGAGGGGTTAACATAGGCTCGACATATAATAAGAAAAATAGGAGGATCTCATATATAGAGATAAAGATCTCTAGGAAGATCTAG